CGGCGGTGGAACTCTCCTGGACAATACCCTGGTTTTCCACGGCAGCTGTCTCGCCAACGGGAGCTGGCACAACCACGACGACATGCCCTTCATCTTGGCAGGCGGCGCAGCCGGCGGAATGGCGACCGGGCGCAGTCTGAAGTTCAGCGGCGTTCCGCACAATAAACTCTTGGTGTCCATCGCCCGGTTCATGGGCGTGAACATCAACAGTTTCGGGGACCAGGACAGCTCGCCAGGGCCCTTGTCAGGTCTGTCCGGCTGAGGCCGGGGCGGACCGATTCTGGAAGAAAGCGGGCGCCATGACTTATACTTGCGGCCCTTTTCAACGAAGACGGCGCCCGCGGTTCTTCCCGACATGAATCCCAAGCTCGCCAGCCTGCACCCTTATCCCTTCGAGAAGCTGGCGGATCTCAAACGGGGCCGGGTGCCGCCGGCGGACAAGCCTCACATCGCGATGTCCATCGGCGAGCCCCAGCATCCGACACCGCACTTCGTCGCCGAGGCGCTGCTGCAGCATCTGCACGGCCTGTCCGCCTATCCGACCACCAAGGGTGGCCCGGAATTGCGCCGCAGCATCGCGCAATGGCTGGAACGGCGGTTCGCCCTGGGGGAGGGCGCGGTAGACCCGGAGCGGCAGGTGCTGCCGGTCAACGGCACGCGGGAAGCGCTGTTCGCCTTTGCCCAGGCCGTGATCGATCCGGCGGAGCAGCCGCTCGTGCTGATGCCGAACCCGTTCTATCAGATCTACGAGGGCGCGGCGATCCTGGCCGGCGCGGAGCCTTTTTTCCTCAATACCACGGCTGAGTCCGGATTCCTGCCGGATTTCGATGCGGTGCCGGAATCGGTATGGCGGCGGTGCCGGCTGGTCTACGTCTGCTCCCCGGGCAATCCCACCGGCGCGGTGATGGGGGCCGATCAGCAACGGCAGTTGCTGGAACTGGCAGAAAGGTACGATTTCATCGTCGCATCGGACGAATGCTATTCGGAGCTGTACGCCGATGAGGCCGATCCGCCGTCGGGTTTGCTCCAGATCGCAGCCACCATGGGTAATACCGAATTCCGCCGCTGCGTGGTGTTCCATTCCCTGTCCAAGCGCTCCAATGCGCCGGGCCTTCGCTCGGGCTTCGTGGCCGGCGACGCCGGGATCCTGAGCCGTTTCCTGTTGTACCGGACCTATCACGGCTGCGCCATGTCGCTTCCGGTGCAAACGGCCAGCGAAAGGACCTGGGCCGACGAAGCCCATGTGCGCGAAAACCGGACGCTTTACCGGCAGAAGTTCGACGCCGTTGCCGCCGTGCTGGGGGACGTCCTCGAGATGGCCGTGCCCTCGGCCGGGTTTTATCTTTGGCCGCGCACCCCGATCGAAGACACGGCATTTGCCGCCGGCCTGTTCGAGGCTCAGAATGTCACGGTGCTGCCGGGGCGGTTTTTGTCACGTCACAGCGGCGGCTCCGATCCGGGCGCAGGCCATGTCCGCATCGCCCTGGTCGCTCCTTTGGAGGAGTGTGTCGAAGCGGCGCATCGTATCAAGCAGTTCATTCAAACCTTATAGTCAGCGATAACATGTCTTTGGAAAACATCATCAACGAAGCTTTCGAAAATCGTGCGCAGATCAGCCCGGGTGCGGTAGGCGCCGAAGTGCGCGAGGCGGTGGAAGAGGCGCTGCGGTTGCTGGACAGCGGCGCGGCCCGCGTCGCCGAGAAGAAGGACGGAGGCTGGGTCGTCAACCAGTGGCTGAAGAAGGCGGTACTGCTGTCCTTCCGCATCAACGACAACCGCGTGATGGACGGCGGCGAGACGCGCTATTTCGACAAGGTCGAACCCAAGTTCGGCAGCTTCAGCCCGGAAGATTTCCGTGCCGCGGGCGTCCGCGTGGTGCCACCCGCCGCCGTCCGCCGGGGCGCCTATATCGCCCCCGGCGTGATCCTGATGCCGTCCTTCGTCAACATCGGCGCCTATGTCGATTCCGGCACCATGGTCGACACCTGGGCCACGGTGGGCTCCTGCGCCCAGATCGGCAAGAATGTCCACCTCTCCGGCGGCGTCGGCATCGGCGGCGTGCTGGAACCGCTTCAGGCGGGCCCGACCATCATCGAGGACAACTGCTTCATCGGCGCGCGTTCCGAAATCGTCGAAGGCGTCGTCGTGGAAGAGGGTTCGGTGATCTCGATGGGCGTCTACATAGGCCAGAGCACCAAGATATACAACCGGATGACCGGCGAGATCA
This portion of the Methylococcus mesophilus genome encodes:
- the dapC gene encoding succinyldiaminopimelate transaminase, with product MNPKLASLHPYPFEKLADLKRGRVPPADKPHIAMSIGEPQHPTPHFVAEALLQHLHGLSAYPTTKGGPELRRSIAQWLERRFALGEGAVDPERQVLPVNGTREALFAFAQAVIDPAEQPLVLMPNPFYQIYEGAAILAGAEPFFLNTTAESGFLPDFDAVPESVWRRCRLVYVCSPGNPTGAVMGADQQRQLLELAERYDFIVASDECYSELYADEADPPSGLLQIAATMGNTEFRRCVVFHSLSKRSNAPGLRSGFVAGDAGILSRFLLYRTYHGCAMSLPVQTASERTWADEAHVRENRTLYRQKFDAVAAVLGDVLEMAVPSAGFYLWPRTPIEDTAFAAGLFEAQNVTVLPGRFLSRHSGGSDPGAGHVRIALVAPLEECVEAAHRIKQFIQTL
- the dapD gene encoding 2,3,4,5-tetrahydropyridine-2,6-dicarboxylate N-succinyltransferase; translation: MSLENIINEAFENRAQISPGAVGAEVREAVEEALRLLDSGAARVAEKKDGGWVVNQWLKKAVLLSFRINDNRVMDGGETRYFDKVEPKFGSFSPEDFRAAGVRVVPPAAVRRGAYIAPGVILMPSFVNIGAYVDSGTMVDTWATVGSCAQIGKNVHLSGGVGIGGVLEPLQAGPTIIEDNCFIGARSEIVEGVVVEEGSVISMGVYIGQSTKIYNRMTGEISYGRVPAGSVVVSGNLPAKDGSHSLYCAVIIKQVDEKTRGKVGINELLRD